From a region of the Rhodococcus sp. 4CII genome:
- the rph gene encoding ribonuclease PH, with product MTTREDGRADDELREVKITRGFTTHPAGSVLVEFGNTRVMCTASVEDGVPRWRQGSGLGWLTAEYAMLPAATHTRSGRESVKGKVGGRTQEISRLVGRSLRACIDLAAIGENTIALDCDVLQADGGTRTAAITGAYVALVDAVTYLRAAGRLADPQPISCGIAAVSVGVVDGRVRLDLPYEEDSRAEVDMNVVATDTGTLVEIQGTGEGATFPRSTLDKLLDSALAGCEQLFEIQKAALELPYPGVLPEPKVPETSKKKFGS from the coding sequence GTGACCACACGAGAAGACGGTAGGGCGGACGACGAACTCCGCGAGGTCAAGATCACCCGGGGGTTCACCACTCATCCCGCGGGATCGGTGCTGGTGGAATTCGGCAACACCAGGGTGATGTGCACGGCCAGTGTGGAGGACGGTGTTCCCCGCTGGCGTCAGGGCTCCGGACTCGGCTGGCTGACGGCCGAGTACGCCATGCTGCCTGCCGCCACCCACACCCGCAGCGGCCGAGAGTCCGTCAAGGGCAAGGTCGGTGGGCGGACCCAGGAGATCAGCCGGTTGGTCGGCCGCTCTCTCCGCGCCTGCATCGACCTCGCCGCCATCGGTGAGAACACCATCGCCCTCGACTGCGACGTCCTGCAGGCCGACGGTGGAACCCGCACCGCCGCAATCACCGGCGCCTACGTCGCTCTCGTCGACGCGGTGACTTACCTCCGCGCCGCCGGCCGCCTCGCCGACCCTCAGCCGATCTCGTGCGGTATCGCCGCGGTGAGCGTCGGTGTCGTCGACGGCCGGGTGCGCCTCGACCTGCCGTACGAGGAGGATTCGCGCGCCGAGGTCGACATGAACGTGGTGGCCACCGACACCGGCACCCTCGTCGAGATCCAGGGCACCGGTGAAGGCGCGACCTTCCCGCGAAGCACGCTCGACAAACTCCTGGACTCGGCGTTGGCCGGGTGCGAGCAACTCTTCGAGATCCAGAAGGCCGCGCTCGAACTGCCCTACCCCGGTGTGCTGCCGGAGCCGAAGGTCCCGGAGACGTCGAAGAAGAAGTTCGGGAGTTAG
- a CDS encoding DUF3817 domain-containing protein, with translation MSTGQDETIAGSVADTAKQKKIAAALLRYRVLAYATGVWLLVLTAEVVAKYIFKVDNLPTWIAVVHGWVYFVYLLVTLDLAVKVRWPAGRTVGTLLAGTIPFLSFYVEHQRTKQVRHDFGL, from the coding sequence GTGAGCACGGGCCAAGACGAGACGATTGCCGGTTCGGTCGCAGACACCGCGAAGCAGAAGAAGATCGCTGCCGCACTCCTGCGCTACCGCGTCCTCGCCTACGCCACCGGCGTGTGGCTGCTGGTCCTGACCGCAGAGGTGGTCGCCAAGTACATCTTCAAAGTCGACAACCTGCCCACCTGGATCGCCGTGGTCCACGGCTGGGTGTACTTCGTCTATCTGCTGGTGACGCTCGACCTGGCAGTCAAGGTGCGCTGGCCCGCGGGCCGAACGGTCGGGACGCTCCTCGCCGGCACCATTCCGTTCCTGTCGTTCTACGTCGAGCACCAGCGGACCAAACAGGTCCGCCACGACTTCGGTCTCTGA
- a CDS encoding transcriptional regulator: MSGNRRQRRPALILFVAVGAAGCLALGWWQWTRFEAVGGTGQNLGYAFQWPLFAAFLVYAYRRFVQLEDAEPADRADVPDAPAELREIPADILPARPSIAEDEDPDDLESLQISQYNQYLAELSARETDRSTT; this comes from the coding sequence GTGTCCGGAAACCGTAGGCAACGCCGCCCCGCGCTGATTCTGTTCGTGGCCGTCGGGGCTGCGGGGTGCCTTGCACTCGGCTGGTGGCAGTGGACACGTTTCGAGGCGGTGGGCGGCACCGGTCAGAATCTCGGCTACGCATTCCAGTGGCCCCTGTTCGCGGCGTTTCTCGTCTACGCCTACCGCCGGTTCGTCCAACTCGAAGATGCCGAACCGGCCGACAGGGCCGACGTCCCGGATGCTCCCGCCGAGCTGCGGGAGATCCCGGCAGACATCCTGCCCGCTCGCCCCTCGATCGCCGAGGACGAGGATCCGGACGACCTCGAGAGCCTGCAGATTTCGCAGTACAACCAGTACCTCGCCGAGCTGTCCGCTCGCGAGACCGATAGGAGCACCACGTGA
- a CDS encoding rhomboid family intramembrane serine protease has translation MTSSFDSSRFGSPVPRGGTTPSPKSRPLWLQSAILVGGFTMLLYVIEIVDVLSGERLERNGVEPRSIDGLWGILFAPVLHDDWAHLFANTVPLLVLGFLVLLSGIARGLAATGIVWVVGGLGTWLTGGSYSNHIGASVLIFGWLAYLLVRGIFARSIGQILVGLVVFVVYGSLLWGVLPSAPGVSWQGHLFGAMGGVVAAWLLSSDARKQRTQKAVGPQSFG, from the coding sequence ATGACTTCTTCGTTCGACTCCTCACGTTTCGGGTCGCCGGTACCGCGGGGCGGCACGACGCCGTCGCCGAAGTCGAGGCCGCTGTGGCTGCAGTCGGCGATCCTCGTCGGCGGCTTCACCATGCTGCTGTACGTCATCGAGATCGTCGACGTCCTGTCCGGCGAGCGGCTCGAGCGGAACGGTGTGGAACCGCGGTCGATCGACGGATTGTGGGGGATCCTGTTCGCCCCGGTGCTACACGACGATTGGGCGCACTTGTTCGCGAACACCGTCCCGCTGCTCGTCCTCGGGTTCCTCGTGCTGCTGTCGGGCATCGCCCGCGGTCTCGCGGCCACCGGGATCGTCTGGGTCGTCGGAGGTCTCGGCACGTGGCTGACCGGCGGGTCCTACTCCAACCACATCGGCGCCTCGGTCCTGATCTTCGGCTGGCTCGCGTACCTGCTGGTCCGGGGAATATTCGCCCGCAGCATCGGCCAGATCCTCGTCGGTCTGGTCGTGTTCGTCGTCTACGGCAGCTTGCTGTGGGGAGTGCTGCCGAGCGCGCCGGGCGTGTCCTGGCAGGGGCATCTGTTCGGAGCCATGGGCGGGGTCGTCGCAGCTTGGCTGCTCTCCTCGGATGCGAGGAAGCAGCGCACGCAGAAAGCGGTGGGGCCGCAGTCGTTCGGCTGA
- the rdgB gene encoding RdgB/HAM1 family non-canonical purine NTP pyrophosphatase produces the protein MPETTRVLVASRNAKKLRELHRVLAAAGVDGIELVGLDAVPEYPEAPETGATFEENALAKARDGASATGLPCVADDSGIEVDALNGMPGILSARWSGTHGNDPANTALVLAQLGDVPDERRGAAFVSACALVVPGGEESVVRGEWRGSIAREPVGDGGFGYDPVFVPEGDTRSAAQLSPEEKDASSHRGRALIQLVPALAALSGR, from the coding sequence GTGCCGGAAACCACACGGGTGTTGGTCGCCAGCCGCAACGCGAAGAAACTCCGGGAACTGCATCGCGTGCTCGCGGCGGCGGGTGTCGACGGAATCGAACTGGTCGGGCTCGACGCCGTGCCCGAGTACCCCGAGGCCCCCGAAACCGGTGCGACGTTCGAGGAGAATGCCCTCGCGAAAGCGCGGGACGGCGCGTCGGCAACCGGATTGCCCTGTGTAGCAGACGATTCCGGGATCGAGGTGGATGCCCTCAACGGCATGCCGGGCATCCTGTCCGCGCGGTGGTCGGGTACGCACGGAAACGATCCCGCGAACACGGCGCTCGTCCTGGCGCAGCTCGGCGATGTGCCCGACGAGCGCAGGGGAGCGGCATTCGTCTCGGCGTGCGCGCTCGTGGTGCCCGGCGGCGAAGAATCGGTCGTCCGGGGCGAATGGCGGGGGAGCATCGCCCGTGAACCCGTCGGCGACGGCGGATTCGGGTACGACCCCGTGTTCGTGCCCGAGGGAGACACCCGGTCGGCCGCGCAGCTGTCACCCGAGGAGAAGGACGCGTCCTCGCACCGAGGACGCGCCCTGATTCAGCTGGTCCCCGCCCTGGCCGCGCTCAGCGGACGCTGA
- a CDS encoding P1 family peptidase encodes MTATTPGRTDSLVDVVGLSVGHHHELDTGATLGSGAATGCTVVLAPHGATAAVDVRGGGPGTRETDLLDPSHSVQKVHAIVLTGGSAYGLAAADGVMRWLEEHGHGIAMGEPGQVVPIVPGAVIFDLPVGDWRIRPTAEFGYRAADSASHAVASGSVGAGVGARAGALKGGVGTASVVVTDGPAKGITVSALMVANPVGTVFDPATGLPWGVATVGAAAFGLRPPVAAELSAACALVDKSTVLNTTIGVVATDAALGKAAMRRVAVAGHDGLARAVRPAHSPLDGDTIFALSTGIHPVHHPAGVPDSFPPDLPVVDAVCTAAAEVVEKAVVDAVLSATSVAGIPTYRELFPSALRS; translated from the coding sequence GTGACCGCCACGACGCCGGGCCGCACCGATTCACTTGTCGACGTGGTGGGACTGAGCGTCGGGCACCACCACGAACTCGACACGGGCGCGACCCTCGGCAGCGGCGCCGCCACCGGATGCACGGTGGTCCTCGCACCGCACGGTGCGACCGCTGCCGTCGACGTCCGCGGCGGCGGGCCGGGAACCCGGGAAACCGACCTCCTCGACCCCAGCCACAGCGTCCAGAAAGTGCATGCGATTGTCCTGACCGGCGGCAGCGCGTACGGACTCGCCGCGGCCGACGGCGTCATGCGCTGGCTCGAGGAGCACGGTCACGGAATCGCGATGGGGGAGCCCGGACAGGTGGTTCCCATCGTCCCCGGCGCCGTGATCTTCGACCTCCCGGTCGGCGACTGGCGCATCCGTCCCACCGCCGAATTCGGTTATCGGGCAGCGGATTCTGCGTCGCACGCCGTCGCCTCTGGCTCGGTGGGTGCCGGGGTGGGGGCCCGCGCCGGCGCGCTCAAAGGCGGAGTCGGGACGGCGAGCGTCGTCGTCACGGACGGACCGGCGAAGGGCATCACGGTGTCCGCGCTGATGGTGGCCAATCCCGTCGGCACCGTGTTCGACCCCGCGACGGGGTTGCCGTGGGGCGTCGCCACCGTCGGCGCAGCCGCTTTCGGACTCCGGCCCCCGGTCGCCGCCGAGTTGTCGGCGGCGTGCGCCCTGGTCGACAAGAGCACGGTGCTCAACACCACGATCGGAGTCGTCGCGACCGACGCGGCCCTCGGCAAGGCCGCGATGCGCCGCGTCGCGGTCGCGGGACACGACGGGCTCGCCCGCGCCGTCCGTCCGGCGCATTCGCCGCTCGACGGTGACACCATCTTCGCGCTCTCCACCGGCATCCACCCGGTTCACCACCCGGCCGGAGTGCCCGACAGTTTCCCGCCCGATCTGCCCGTCGTCGACGCCGTCTGCACAGCGGCCGCCGAAGTGGTGGAGAAAGCCGTCGTCGACGCCGTCCTCAGCGCCACCTCCGTCGCGGGAATTCCCACCTACCGTGAACTGTTCCCCTCCGCACTGCGGTCCTGA
- a CDS encoding PLP-dependent cysteine synthase family protein: protein MARFDSLIDTLGDTPLVGLPRLSPDWNGTSPVRLWAKLEDRNPTGSVKDRPALRMIEQAENDGTLTPGATILEPTSGNTGISLAMAAKLKGYRLICVMPENTSVERRQLLTMFGAEIIDSPARGGSNQAVAVAKGLSAEHPDWVMLYQYGNPANALAHYETTGPEILRDLPEITHFVAGLGTTGTLMGVGRYLREHVHGIEIVAAEPRYGELVYGLRNIDEGFVPELYDESVLTSRFSVGPADAVRRTRQLIDNEGIFAGISTGAILHAALGVARKAVKAERTANIAFIVADGGWKYLSTGAYGGTVEEAEEALEGQLWA from the coding sequence GTGGCGCGGTTCGATTCGCTGATCGACACCCTCGGTGACACCCCCCTCGTCGGGCTGCCCCGATTGTCGCCGGACTGGAACGGCACGTCACCGGTCCGGTTGTGGGCGAAGCTCGAGGACCGCAACCCCACCGGTTCGGTGAAGGACCGGCCCGCGCTTCGCATGATCGAACAGGCCGAGAACGACGGCACCTTGACACCGGGCGCGACGATCCTGGAACCGACCAGCGGGAACACCGGGATCTCGCTGGCGATGGCCGCGAAACTCAAGGGCTACCGGCTGATCTGCGTCATGCCCGAGAACACGTCCGTGGAACGCCGGCAACTGCTGACGATGTTCGGAGCGGAGATCATCGACTCACCGGCTCGTGGCGGCTCGAATCAGGCTGTCGCGGTGGCCAAGGGATTGTCCGCGGAGCATCCCGACTGGGTGATGCTCTACCAGTACGGCAATCCCGCGAACGCGCTGGCACACTACGAGACCACCGGCCCCGAGATCCTGCGCGACCTCCCCGAGATCACCCACTTCGTGGCCGGTCTCGGCACCACCGGAACCCTGATGGGCGTCGGCCGGTATCTGCGCGAACACGTCCACGGGATCGAGATAGTGGCCGCCGAACCGCGATACGGGGAACTCGTCTACGGCCTCCGCAACATCGACGAAGGCTTCGTTCCCGAGTTGTACGACGAGTCCGTCCTCACCTCGCGGTTCTCGGTGGGCCCCGCCGACGCGGTCCGCCGGACCCGGCAGCTGATCGACAACGAAGGCATCTTCGCCGGCATCTCGACCGGCGCGATCCTCCACGCCGCGCTGGGAGTGGCGCGCAAAGCGGTCAAGGCCGAACGCACGGCGAACATCGCGTTCATCGTCGCGGACGGCGGATGGAAGTATCTGTCGACCGGCGCGTACGGCGGTACGGTCGAGGAAGCGGAAGAAGCACTGGAAGGACAGTTGTGGGCATGA
- a CDS encoding Mov34/MPN/PAD-1 family protein codes for MALTEVDDVLVIRSDFVEAMVAHARADHPDEACGVIAGPEGSDRPERHIPMINAERSPTFYRFDSGEQLKVWRAMDDADEVPVVIYHSHTATEAYPSRTDISFASEPEAHYVLISTRDPDTHELRSYRIVDGVVTEEPVDVVQSYKFAHTSVADVPDK; via the coding sequence ATGGCGCTCACGGAGGTGGATGACGTGCTGGTGATTCGATCGGACTTCGTCGAAGCGATGGTGGCGCACGCGCGCGCCGACCATCCGGACGAGGCGTGTGGGGTCATCGCCGGTCCCGAGGGCTCCGACCGTCCCGAACGGCACATCCCGATGATCAACGCCGAGCGCTCACCGACGTTCTACCGATTCGACTCGGGTGAGCAACTGAAGGTCTGGCGGGCGATGGACGACGCGGACGAGGTGCCCGTCGTGATCTACCACTCGCACACCGCCACCGAGGCATACCCCAGTCGGACCGACATCTCGTTCGCGTCCGAACCGGAGGCCCACTACGTGCTGATCTCCACCCGCGACCCCGACACCCACGAACTGCGCAGCTACCGCATCGTCGACGGCGTCGTCACCGAGGAACCCGTCGACGTGGTCCAGAGCTACAAATTCGCCCACACCTCCGTGGCCGACGTTCCCGACAAGTGA
- a CDS encoding cyclic nucleotide-degrading phosphodiesterase, producing the protein MRITVLGCSGSVSGPDSPASGYLLTAPDTPPLVLDFGPGVLGALQRFADPGEVSVLLSHLHADHCLDLPGLLVWRRYHPRPPQGRALVFGPSDTARRIGVASAECGGDIDDISDTIDLHHWVDGEPVAFGDLTITARRVNHPPEAYGFRLTNGAGRTLVYSGDTGMCDEVIELARDADVLLAEASWTHSPDRPEGIHLSGTEAGQVAHRAGVAELLLTHIPPWTSREDVIAEAKAEFSGPVHAVSAGGVYTV; encoded by the coding sequence ATGCGCATTACCGTCCTGGGGTGTTCAGGGAGCGTCTCCGGACCTGACTCACCTGCATCGGGTTATCTGTTGACCGCGCCGGACACACCGCCGCTGGTACTCGACTTCGGACCCGGTGTCCTCGGTGCGCTCCAGCGGTTCGCCGATCCCGGCGAGGTCTCCGTCCTCCTCAGCCATCTGCACGCAGACCACTGCCTGGATCTCCCGGGACTGCTCGTCTGGCGGCGCTACCATCCGCGCCCGCCCCAGGGTCGCGCACTCGTCTTCGGTCCGTCCGACACCGCGCGCCGGATCGGCGTCGCATCCGCGGAGTGCGGCGGCGACATCGACGACATCTCCGACACGATCGACCTGCATCACTGGGTGGACGGCGAGCCGGTAGCGTTCGGTGACCTGACCATCACCGCGCGCCGAGTCAACCACCCGCCCGAGGCCTACGGGTTCCGCCTCACCAACGGTGCCGGACGCACCCTCGTCTACAGCGGTGACACCGGGATGTGCGACGAAGTGATCGAACTGGCCCGCGATGCCGACGTGCTGCTGGCCGAGGCGTCGTGGACGCACAGCCCGGACCGCCCCGAGGGCATCCATCTGTCGGGCACCGAGGCCGGTCAGGTCGCGCACCGCGCCGGTGTCGCCGAACTCCTGCTCACCCACATCCCGCCGTGGACGTCCCGTGAAGACGTCATCGCCGAGGCCAAGGCCGAATTCTCCGGCCCCGTCCACGCCGTGTCCGCAGGCGGCGTGTACACCGTCTGA
- a CDS encoding MoaD/ThiS family protein codes for MAVTVSIPTILRTHTGGEKRVEATGPTLSAVIDDLDGHYGGIKDRLINDGRLHRFVNVYVNDEDVRFSGGLDTEVADGDSVTILPAVAGG; via the coding sequence ATGGCTGTCACAGTTTCGATCCCCACCATCCTGCGTACCCACACCGGCGGCGAAAAGCGAGTGGAGGCAACAGGTCCCACACTCTCCGCCGTCATCGACGACCTCGACGGCCACTACGGCGGGATCAAGGACCGCCTGATCAACGACGGTCGCCTGCACCGCTTCGTCAACGTCTACGTCAACGACGAGGACGTCCGGTTCTCGGGTGGACTCGACACCGAAGTGGCGGACGGAGATTCGGTGACGATCCTGCCCGCCGTCGCGGGAGGCTGA
- a CDS encoding PLP-dependent cysteine synthase family protein produces MARFDSYIDTLGNTPLVGLPRLSPSWNGSRPVRLWAKLEDHNPTGSIKDRPALRMIEQAERDGRLTPGATILESTSGNTGISLAMAAKLKGYELICVMPENTSAERRQLLTMFGARIIDSPAAGGSNEAVAVAMRLSDENPDWVLLYQYGNPANAMAHYETTGPEILCDLPEITHFVAGLGTTGTLMGTGRFLREHVADIEIVAAEPRFGELVCGLRNIEEGFVPELYDESVLTRRFRVRHAEAIQRTRELIAVEGIFAGTSTGANLHAALDAARCALEAGERADIAFVVADGGWKYLSTGTYDAQVRVLEEAWER; encoded by the coding sequence GTGGCACGGTTCGACTCGTACATCGACACGCTCGGAAACACCCCTCTCGTCGGCCTGCCCCGGCTGTCGCCCTCCTGGAACGGCAGCCGCCCGGTGCGTTTGTGGGCCAAGCTCGAGGACCACAATCCCACCGGCTCGATCAAGGATCGCCCGGCGCTGCGTATGATCGAGCAGGCCGAGCGGGACGGCCGGCTCACCCCCGGTGCGACGATTCTCGAATCCACCAGCGGCAACACCGGTATCTCGCTGGCGATGGCCGCAAAATTGAAGGGCTACGAGCTGATCTGCGTGATGCCCGAGAACACCTCGGCGGAGCGCCGCCAACTGCTCACGATGTTCGGCGCCCGGATCATCGACTCGCCGGCCGCGGGCGGTTCCAACGAGGCCGTGGCCGTCGCGATGCGGCTGTCGGACGAGAATCCGGACTGGGTCCTGCTCTACCAATACGGCAACCCCGCCAACGCGATGGCGCATTACGAGACCACCGGGCCGGAGATCCTGTGCGATCTGCCCGAGATCACCCACTTCGTGGCGGGCCTCGGCACCACGGGAACCCTGATGGGGACGGGCCGGTTCCTCCGCGAGCACGTCGCGGACATCGAGATCGTTGCCGCGGAACCGCGCTTCGGGGAGCTGGTGTGCGGTCTTCGCAACATCGAGGAGGGTTTCGTGCCGGAGTTGTACGACGAATCGGTCCTCACCCGGCGATTCCGGGTTCGCCACGCCGAGGCGATCCAGCGCACCCGCGAGCTGATCGCCGTCGAGGGAATCTTCGCAGGCACCTCCACCGGCGCGAATCTCCATGCGGCACTCGACGCGGCCCGGTGCGCCCTCGAGGCGGGGGAGCGCGCCGACATCGCGTTCGTGGTCGCCGACGGCGGATGGAAGTACCTGTCCACCGGTACCTACGACGCGCAAGTCCGGGTACTGGAAGAGGCATGGGAACGGTAA